GCCGGGCAGGGGATGGTTTGTTTCTGCCAGTACTGATAGTCAAAGGCGAACATATTCATCCAGAAGCCTGTGAAAAATATGATCAGGTTAAACGCAAGTGTCCATACACCAACCACACGATGTAAACCAGAAGCTATCGTATTCCGGTTTTTCCATCTGATACCTACCCGGAATGTCAATACCTTCCAAATATATTTCCGGTAAATAATCAGACCGGTCAATATCGAAATCAACATGGTTATACCGAATATAGCAGCCATTAAAAGTCCGGGTAGACCTAACTGAAAACTCCAGTGGAATTGTATCAGCCAGTGCATAAAACCAGTATTGAAGTCTTTTAAATTTCCATCTCTCAACACCCGACCGGTATATGGATTCATACTAACCATACCCAGGTCATAGGTGCTGATTTTACCATCATTCTGGTATAACCTGAATTCATAAGCCCTGTCTGGAGCAGCAACCGGATTGAGCCAGGCTATCCCTTTGATATTTGGGTGGCTGCGGGTGATTTTAAGATAAAAACTATCCAGTGGTAAACGTTTACCTGCAGGTTTTACAGTTAAGAGCTCAGCATGTACGGCCTGATCTATTTCTTTCAGAAAGACAAGGCCTGATCCGCTTATTCCCAATAAAAGCAAAAACACACCAAGTAATTAAACCCAGCCAGCTATGTATGGAGAAAACCAGAACACGTGTTAAATTTAACTTTTTCATTGAATCAGGTAACTTATCCCCAATCTGTAATTCAACGGATCACCTAAACCACCAGTCACTGTACCTGACCGGCTGCCAGTGAAATAACGTTTGTCAGTTAAATTATAAGCGTTGAGCTGAATATTGTATTTTCCTCTGCGGTAGTTCAATGCAGCATCAAAAACTGTATAAGACGGGAACACAAAATTCTGATTACTAATCTGACCTACCTGGTCACTCACATATCTTACTCCGGCCGCGGCGCCCAATCCTTTAACCACGCCTTTTGCGACATTATATTTTAACCATAAACTGGCTATATGTTTTGGCGCATTATTAAAGCGATCGCCTTTTTTACCAAAAGTACTGGTAGTGAGAATCACATGGTCATTGTAGGCATAACCAGCTATGATATTGAAATTCTGAATAGTCCCTGTTGCGGAAAACTCTATACCATTGCTTCTGGTCCCTTTAAGAGCCTCCTGGCGATGAGAATTCTCTTCGGTGGGAGCTGAGGCAAGAATGTTTGCATACCTGATCTGATAAAGCGCAACACTGGTAGAAAGTGCGTTGTTAAAGAAGTCTCCTTTATAGCCAATTTCATATTGTGTGGCTCTGCGGGTAGGAAA
This portion of the Pedobacter lusitanus genome encodes:
- a CDS encoding PepSY-associated TM helix domain-containing protein, whose amino-acid sequence is MFLLLLGISGSGLVFLKEIDQAVHAELLTVKPAGKRLPLDSFYLKITRSHPNIKGIAWLNPVAAPDRAYEFRLYQNDGKISTYDLGMVSMNPYTGRVLRDGNLKDFNTGFMHWLIQFHWSFQLGLPGLLMAAIFGITMLISILTGLIIYRKYIWKVLTFRVGIRWKNRNTIASGLHRVVGVWTLAFNLIIFFTGFWMNMFAFDYQYWQKQTIPCPANTLAKQSLEGLLNQAYQKLPALIPQSVYLPAQPGSDFKVTGTLKDQSPLFQGGNSVSFDAVNGQLTAIKMFSEKSLWDKTEATFFPLHTGNFGGVPVKILYVLIGLLPGLLSITGFMLWWRKIKL